The following proteins are co-located in the Phocoena phocoena chromosome 1, mPhoPho1.1, whole genome shotgun sequence genome:
- the SLC25A44 gene encoding solute carrier family 25 member 44 isoform X2 — MEDKRNIQIIEWEHLDKKKFYVFGVAMTMMIRVSVYPFTLIRTRLQVQKGKSLYHGTFDAFIKILRADGVTGLYRGFLVNTFTLISGQCYVTTYELTRKFVADYSQSNTVKSLVAGGSASLVAQSITVPIDVVSQHLMMQRKGEKMGRFQVRGNPEGQGVVAFGQTKDIIRQILRADGLRGFYRGYVASLLTYIPNSAVWWPFYHFYAEQLSSLCPKECPHIVFQAISGPLAAATASILTNPMDVIRTRVQVEGKNSIILTFRQLMAEEGPWGLMKGLSARIISATPSTIVIVVGYESLKKLSLRPELVDSRHW, encoded by the exons ATGGAGGACAAACGTAACATCCAGATCATCGAGTGGGAACACCTGGACAAGAAGAAGTTCTACGTGTTTGGTGTGGCAATGACAATGATGATCCGTGTCAGTGTCTACCCATTCACCCTCATCCGCACTCGCTTGCAGGTTCAGAAAGGCAAGAGCCTCTACCATGGGACCTTTGATGCCTTCATCAAGATCCTACGGGCAGATGGTGTGACTGGCCTCTACCGGGGGTTCCTGGTCAACACCTTCACCCTCATATCTGGCCAGTGCTATGTTACTACTTATGAGCTCACCCGGAAGTTTGTAGCTGACTACAGCCAGAGCAACACAGTCAAATCACTGGTGGCCGGTGGCTCGGCCTCTCTCGTGGCTCAGAGCATCACAGTGCCCATTGATGTGGTCTCCCAGCACCTGATGATGCAGCGTAAGGGTGAGAAAATGGGCCGCTTCCAAGTGCGAGGGAATCCAGAGGGACAAGGGGTAGTTGCCTTTGGCCAAACCAAGGACATCATCAGGCAGATCCTGCGGGCTGATGGACTTCGTGGCTTCTACCGGGGCTATGTGGCTTCGCTGCTTACTTACATCCCAAACAGTGCTGTCTGGTGGCCCTTCTACCACTTCTATGCAG AGCAGCTCTCGTCCCTCTGCCCTAAGGAGTGCCCTCACATCGTCTTTCAAGCCATCTCGGGGCCTCTGGCTGCAGCCACTGCTTCCATCCTCACCAATCCCATGGATGTCATCCGAACCCGAGTACAG GTTGAGGGCAAGAACTCCATCATCCTGACCTTCCGACAGCTGATGGCAGAAGAGGGGCCTTGGGGCCTCATGAAAGGCCTCTCCGCCAGAATCATCTCAGCCACGCCCTCAACCATTGTCATTGTGGTGGGCTACGAGAGCCTCAAGAAACTCAGCCTCCGACCTGAGCTGGTGGACTCAAGACACTGGTAA
- the SLC25A44 gene encoding solute carrier family 25 member 44 isoform X1 produces MEDKRNIQIIEWEHLDKKKFYVFGVAMTMMIRVSVYPFTLIRTRLQVQKGKSLYHGTFDAFIKILRADGVTGLYRGFLVNTFTLISGQCYVTTYELTRKFVADYSQSNTVKSLVAGGSASLVAQSITVPIDVVSQHLMMQRKGEKMGRFQVRGNPEGQGVVAFGQTKDIIRQILRADGLRGFYRGYVASLLTYIPNSAVWWPFYHFYAGIIFPLIPEQLSSLCPKECPHIVFQAISGPLAAATASILTNPMDVIRTRVQVEGKNSIILTFRQLMAEEGPWGLMKGLSARIISATPSTIVIVVGYESLKKLSLRPELVDSRHW; encoded by the exons ATGGAGGACAAACGTAACATCCAGATCATCGAGTGGGAACACCTGGACAAGAAGAAGTTCTACGTGTTTGGTGTGGCAATGACAATGATGATCCGTGTCAGTGTCTACCCATTCACCCTCATCCGCACTCGCTTGCAGGTTCAGAAAGGCAAGAGCCTCTACCATGGGACCTTTGATGCCTTCATCAAGATCCTACGGGCAGATGGTGTGACTGGCCTCTACCGGGGGTTCCTGGTCAACACCTTCACCCTCATATCTGGCCAGTGCTATGTTACTACTTATGAGCTCACCCGGAAGTTTGTAGCTGACTACAGCCAGAGCAACACAGTCAAATCACTGGTGGCCGGTGGCTCGGCCTCTCTCGTGGCTCAGAGCATCACAGTGCCCATTGATGTGGTCTCCCAGCACCTGATGATGCAGCGTAAGGGTGAGAAAATGGGCCGCTTCCAAGTGCGAGGGAATCCAGAGGGACAAGGGGTAGTTGCCTTTGGCCAAACCAAGGACATCATCAGGCAGATCCTGCGGGCTGATGGACTTCGTGGCTTCTACCGGGGCTATGTGGCTTCGCTGCTTACTTACATCCCAAACAGTGCTGTCTGGTGGCCCTTCTACCACTTCTATGCAG GCATTATCTTTCCCTTGATTCCAGAGCAGCTCTCGTCCCTCTGCCCTAAGGAGTGCCCTCACATCGTCTTTCAAGCCATCTCGGGGCCTCTGGCTGCAGCCACTGCTTCCATCCTCACCAATCCCATGGATGTCATCCGAACCCGAGTACAG GTTGAGGGCAAGAACTCCATCATCCTGACCTTCCGACAGCTGATGGCAGAAGAGGGGCCTTGGGGCCTCATGAAAGGCCTCTCCGCCAGAATCATCTCAGCCACGCCCTCAACCATTGTCATTGTGGTGGGCTACGAGAGCCTCAAGAAACTCAGCCTCCGACCTGAGCTGGTGGACTCAAGACACTGGTAA